TAAACACAAGTAGATCTTTGGCCTCTGCATGCATATCTCATGTCCTTGGAGTAGTCAAAAAGTGCATTACTAGGATTAAGGCCAAATTTTGGCATTCAAATCAAAACGTTATGCTAAACACCTAACTGGAAATTGGAATAGCTCCAACCATCAGCTACAGCCTAATGTGTGGCTTCATTTAACATTTCAGGCAGATCATACAAGCAGCAGTTTTTCCATCACCATTGATATATAACCAACCATAAGAAGAAATACCTCAGCttttcaaccaaccaaaaatGACTGTCAATTTAATAGGGGCAATGAAAAAGAGACCAAACAACCTTTCTACCACTAATAACCACATCATATAACTAAAACAAAtacccaaaaaaggaaaagcaaaatcAATTCACAAAATTGACAATTGCACGTGTCCAGTAATATCAAAACCAGGGGAAATGCTTACTGCTCCAGGAGCAGCACAAAGAACCCTTTTCTTGATATCCAATTCAGCAACTATCTTCGCGTCCTCTGACTCGTGGATATTAATTTTATCATCCAAAACCATAAAAAATTTCTCCCCACTCCCGCTAAACCTAACTATGGAAGCTTCTTTTCCCAGTCTGCAACAAAAACTCCTCCGTCCTCTCAGCAAATTCACCATAGCCAAGCACTCATCTCTCCCAACGGACAGCGCTAACGTCCCGGAAGGGTGAACAGAGAGATCATTCACCCCCTTTTTATGCACACTCTTGACAGTTTTCAAATGAACGAAAGGGTCCGCATCGTAGATGATGACGGCGCCGTCATCCGCGGCGGCAATGAGGTTCCGTGGGAGGGCGAGGGCGGAGGAAGGCGGGGTGAAGAAGCAGAGGGAGGTGATGCTGGAGGAGTAGTGGAGAGAGCCGATTTCAGAAGAGGTTGAGAGGTCATAGATTTTGATGGTGTCGTCGGAGCCTCCTGTCACTGCGGCCGAACCAGATACGGCGGCGCACTTAATTGGGGAGAGGTGACCGGGAAAGGAGAAGAGCGGGTTTAGAGAGAAAGATTGAGGGTGCTTTTGGGATTTCAGCTTGAATCCCCATAAGAAGCGCTCATAAGAGCCTGCTATTagactcatcttccttcctcctGGGGTTTCGTGAGAGGGATGAGGAAGAGGAAAATAGcaggttttatttcttttcttaaaccCTCGTGTTGACCGGTTTTGGTTAGGTCATGCCACTGACTTCAATATAtggttctttaattttttttttctttttctttaatttttctggGTAAGTTCATcggttgttttattttttattttttgggg
This portion of the Coffea arabica cultivar ET-39 chromosome 2e, Coffea Arabica ET-39 HiFi, whole genome shotgun sequence genome encodes:
- the LOC140037013 gene encoding uncharacterized protein, with product MSLIAGSYERFLWGFKLKSQKHPQSFSLNPLFSFPGHLSPIKCAAVSGSAAVTGGSDDTIKIYDLSTSSEIGSLHYSSSITSLCFFTPPSSALALPRNLIAAADDGAVIIYDADPFVHLKTVKSVHKKGVNDLSVHPSGTLALSVGRDECLAMVNLLRGRRSFCCRLGKEASIVRFSGSGEKFFMVLDDKINIHESEDAKIVAELDIKKRVLCAAPGADGILFTGGEDRNITAWDTNSGKVAYSIEDAHSARVKGIVVLSHSRGPAPGDEPYLVASASSDGVIRVWDVRMAYRGRPDPLAEAKTKSRLTCLAGSSFRTKRSQIGNTTLGNNQEMLDRES